A DNA window from Chitinibacter fontanus contains the following coding sequences:
- a CDS encoding HD domain-containing phosphohydrolase translates to MEEREFQFRLNKLNAIGVALSRETQIERLIESILIAAIDLVRAEAGTLYLIRDHRLHFEILLNNRLGLAQGGTSSTDVSLPPVPLKLADGRPNLANVVACAVNQNCTINIPDAYATEEYDFSGTRRFDQHSGYHSTSFLAVPMRDHEGRIIGVLQLINALNEHNQIEAFTLSDQHLVESLASQAAIAFTNRRLILSLQKLFEGFINLINLAIDDKSPYTGGHCQRVPELTMMLAEAVERCTYGEFADFAMSERDRYELKIAGLLHDCGKITTPVHVVDKATKLQTIFDRIALIDTRFVVLERDLEIAKLRGQLSAAAYQHAVQQLTADRLFIRSINRGGEAMSDADIARVEYIARQTWRNAEGETVAFLSADELENLTIRKGTLTKAEREIINRHIEITIQMLEALPWPAHLKNVPEYAGGHHERMDGKGYPKGLKREEMSVQARIMGIADVFEALTARDRPYKDGMKLSVALQILTRMACERHVDKELLKVFLQSRVWYDYAVRFLNESQFDSVDVQALLRQLEG, encoded by the coding sequence ATGGAAGAGCGTGAATTCCAATTTCGGCTCAATAAACTCAATGCCATTGGGGTGGCCTTATCGCGTGAAACCCAGATCGAGCGGCTGATCGAAAGCATTTTGATCGCCGCGATCGACTTGGTGCGCGCCGAGGCCGGTACGCTGTATCTGATTCGCGATCATCGGTTGCACTTTGAAATTTTGCTCAATAACCGCCTAGGCTTGGCGCAAGGCGGCACCAGTAGCACTGATGTGAGTTTGCCGCCGGTGCCACTCAAATTGGCCGATGGCCGCCCCAATCTGGCCAATGTGGTGGCTTGCGCCGTTAACCAAAACTGCACCATCAATATCCCTGATGCCTATGCCACTGAGGAATACGATTTTTCTGGTACGCGGCGTTTTGATCAACACTCGGGCTACCATTCCACTTCGTTTCTGGCTGTGCCAATGCGCGATCACGAAGGGCGAATTATTGGTGTATTGCAGCTGATTAATGCGCTCAACGAGCACAATCAGATCGAAGCATTTACCTTGAGCGATCAGCATTTGGTCGAATCGCTGGCCTCGCAAGCGGCCATTGCGTTCACCAACCGACGCTTAATTTTATCGCTGCAAAAGCTGTTTGAAGGCTTTATCAATCTGATCAATTTAGCCATTGATGATAAATCACCGTACACCGGCGGTCATTGTCAGCGTGTACCAGAGTTGACGATGATGCTAGCCGAAGCGGTCGAGCGCTGTACTTATGGCGAATTTGCCGATTTTGCAATGAGCGAACGTGATCGCTACGAGCTAAAAATCGCCGGTCTTTTACATGACTGCGGCAAGATTACGACACCAGTTCATGTGGTAGATAAAGCCACCAAGCTGCAAACCATTTTTGATCGTATCGCGCTAATCGATACCCGTTTTGTGGTGTTAGAGCGTGATTTGGAAATTGCCAAGCTACGTGGCCAACTGAGTGCTGCCGCCTATCAACACGCCGTGCAGCAACTCACTGCCGATCGCCTGTTTATCCGCAGTATCAACCGAGGTGGGGAAGCTATGAGTGACGCCGATATAGCCCGTGTTGAGTACATTGCGCGTCAAACATGGCGTAATGCCGAAGGTGAAACGGTAGCCTTTTTGTCGGCGGATGAGCTGGAAAACCTCACCATTCGCAAAGGTACACTCACTAAGGCCGAACGAGAGATTATCAATCGCCACATTGAAATCACCATCCAAATGCTCGAAGCATTACCATGGCCTGCACACCTGAAAAATGTGCCGGAATACGCCGGCGGTCATCACGAAAGAATGGATGGCAAAGGCTACCCGAAAGGTCTCAAGCGCGAAGAAATGAGCGTGCAAGCGCGGATTATGGGCATTGCTGACGTATTTGAAGCGCTCACCGCCCGAGATCGTCCGTATAAAGACGGCATGAAGCTCTCCGTCGCCTTGCAAATTCTCACCCGCATGGCCTGCGAGCGTCATGTCGATAAAGAATTGCTGAAAGTCTTTTTGCAATCGCGAGTCTGGTACGACTATGCCGTGCGTTTTTTGAACGAAAGTCAGTTTGATTCTGTGGATGTTCAGGCATTATTGCGACAGCTTGAGGGGTGA
- the rnr gene encoding ribonuclease R: MEKKLEKTPVPKKKTTRKITGLRAQDPYLEREKGRYEFPLPSREFILQILAERGAPIMAEELAQLLNIREDELVAFERRMQAMGREGQLLLNRKGALCLPEKLDLIPGKIQGHPDGFGFLLRDDGGDDLFLGPKEMDKVLHGDRVLARLIGVDRRGRPEGAIAEVLEHVNQRLVGRLHNERGVFFVTAEDKRISRDILLEAKNTGGAKAGQVVMVELLVQPSRYSQPVGRVIELLGNYDDPGMEIEIALRKHNLPHVFSPEAQAQADATPQKVKKKDWKPVQGVERVDLRDLPLVTIDGETARDFDDAVFAEKKGKGWRLVVAIADVSHYVTPNDALDLTAIERGNSVYFPRRVIPMLPEALSNGVCSLNPDVERLCMVCDMRVTQTGEIKKYEFYPAVMLSKARLTYTRVWDMLQNPKGEDAQANTHLLPHLKTLYDLFKVFVVARHERGAIDFETQETEMRFDEFGKIKAIVPVVRNDAHKLIEECMLAANVCAANFLIKNEHIGLYRVHEGPTPEKLKNLREYLRTMGLSLGGAEDPSAKDYAQLLESIKERPDAPLLQTMLLRSLSQAVYAPENEGHFGLSYEAYAHFTSPIRRYPDLLVHRSIKAILAGKKYKPATKWEQLGVQCSMTERRADEASRDVQNWLKCYYMQDKIGEEFMGSVSAVTGFGMFVLLDGLYVEGLVHVSELGTDYFHYDEKRKELKGERGGQVYRITDRVKVRVVRVDLETSKIDFALVDDFGRLVGAKSAAGSKPVVKVSARNSRTAPVVEAKPAARTTAKPGARTSTARVGSTAAAKGGAAAVDEPSVRRKKPGTATQRRRAQAAQGDAVPASAGTRRRRRR, from the coding sequence ATGGAAAAAAAACTGGAAAAAACGCCCGTACCTAAGAAAAAAACTACTCGCAAAATTACTGGCTTGCGTGCCCAAGACCCTTATCTCGAGCGCGAAAAAGGCCGCTACGAATTTCCGCTACCGTCGCGCGAATTTATTCTGCAAATCCTCGCAGAGCGCGGCGCACCCATCATGGCCGAAGAATTGGCCCAATTACTCAATATCCGCGAAGATGAATTAGTTGCGTTCGAGCGTCGCATGCAGGCGATGGGCCGCGAAGGGCAATTGTTGCTCAATCGCAAAGGCGCGCTGTGTTTGCCGGAAAAACTCGATCTGATCCCGGGTAAGATCCAAGGCCATCCAGATGGTTTTGGCTTTTTGCTGCGTGATGATGGTGGCGATGATTTATTCCTTGGCCCCAAGGAAATGGACAAAGTGCTGCACGGTGATCGTGTATTAGCGCGCTTGATTGGGGTAGATCGCCGCGGCCGTCCTGAGGGGGCGATTGCCGAGGTGCTGGAGCACGTTAATCAGCGTTTGGTTGGTCGTTTGCATAATGAACGCGGCGTGTTTTTTGTCACCGCCGAAGACAAACGTATCAGCCGCGATATTTTGCTGGAAGCCAAAAACACTGGCGGTGCAAAAGCCGGGCAGGTGGTGATGGTCGAGTTGCTGGTGCAGCCTTCGCGCTACTCGCAACCCGTGGGACGCGTGATTGAATTACTTGGCAATTACGATGATCCTGGCATGGAAATCGAAATTGCACTGCGTAAACACAATCTGCCACATGTGTTCTCGCCTGAGGCGCAAGCGCAAGCCGATGCCACGCCGCAAAAAGTGAAGAAGAAAGACTGGAAGCCAGTGCAGGGCGTTGAGCGTGTTGATTTGCGCGATTTGCCGCTAGTGACCATTGATGGCGAAACCGCCCGCGATTTTGACGATGCGGTCTTTGCTGAGAAGAAAGGCAAAGGTTGGCGACTGGTCGTGGCGATTGCCGATGTGAGCCATTATGTTACACCCAATGATGCACTTGATTTGACTGCGATCGAGCGCGGTAACTCGGTGTATTTTCCGCGTCGCGTGATTCCGATGTTGCCTGAGGCGTTGTCTAATGGCGTGTGTTCGCTCAATCCTGATGTTGAGCGGCTCTGCATGGTCTGCGATATGCGTGTGACGCAGACGGGTGAGATTAAAAAATATGAATTTTACCCAGCAGTGATGCTCTCGAAGGCACGGCTGACTTATACCCGGGTGTGGGATATGCTGCAAAACCCCAAAGGGGAGGATGCGCAGGCCAATACCCATCTATTGCCACATCTAAAAACACTGTATGACTTGTTTAAGGTCTTTGTAGTGGCTCGTCATGAGCGCGGCGCGATTGATTTTGAAACACAAGAAACTGAAATGCGCTTTGATGAATTTGGCAAAATAAAAGCGATTGTTCCGGTGGTGCGCAATGACGCACACAAGCTGATCGAGGAATGCATGCTGGCAGCCAATGTCTGCGCGGCCAATTTCCTGATTAAAAACGAGCACATCGGCTTATACCGCGTGCATGAAGGGCCAACGCCGGAAAAACTCAAGAATCTGCGTGAATATCTGCGCACAATGGGCTTGAGTTTGGGTGGGGCGGAAGACCCGAGCGCAAAAGATTACGCGCAGTTGCTCGAGAGCATTAAAGAGCGCCCCGATGCTCCTTTATTGCAAACGATGTTGTTGCGCAGTTTGTCGCAAGCGGTGTACGCGCCCGAGAATGAGGGCCATTTTGGGCTGAGTTATGAGGCCTATGCGCACTTTACTTCACCGATTCGCCGTTACCCCGACTTGCTGGTTCATCGTTCAATCAAAGCGATTCTGGCCGGCAAAAAATACAAGCCAGCGACCAAGTGGGAACAACTGGGTGTGCAGTGCTCGATGACCGAACGCCGCGCTGATGAAGCCAGCCGCGATGTGCAAAACTGGCTCAAGTGCTACTACATGCAAGACAAAATTGGCGAAGAGTTCATGGGCTCAGTGTCGGCCGTTACCGGTTTTGGCATGTTTGTCTTGCTCGACGGTTTGTACGTCGAGGGTTTGGTGCATGTCTCCGAGCTGGGTACTGATTACTTCCATTACGACGAAAAGCGCAAAGAGCTCAAAGGCGAGCGCGGCGGTCAGGTGTATCGAATTACTGATCGTGTGAAAGTGCGCGTCGTTCGCGTTGATCTGGAAACCAGCAAAATCGATTTTGCACTGGTCGATGATTTTGGCCGCTTGGTTGGGGCTAAAAGTGCGGCTGGTAGCAAGCCGGTTGTGAAAGTGAGCGCTCGTAATAGCCGTACTGCACCAGTCGTCGAGGCCAAACCCGCAGCTAGAACCACGGCTAAACCCGGTGCAAGAACCAGTACAGCCAGAGTGGGTAGCACTGCGGCAGCTAAGGGCGGCGCTGCGGCCGTTGATGAGCCGAGCGTTCGGCGTAAAAAGCCGGGTACTGCGACCCAGCGACGTCGTGCCCAAGCGGCGCAGGGTGATGCTGTGCCTGCCAGTGCCGGTACGCGCCGCCGTCGCCGGCGTTAA
- a CDS encoding Stp1/IreP family PP2C-type Ser/Thr phosphatase: protein MRSLSAALEMVGRTDTGMVRDHNEDSIYFEPDLGLVILADGMGGYNAGEVASGIATQVTAEVMRAQMMATPPHIKTAGSMWPIAHEMLLLSIDRANAMIYQTALEHPQCSGMGTTLIAGLFYNNHLAIAHVGDSRAYRLRGDDFEQLSKDHSFLQEQIDAGLLSEEEARNAPYKNLVTRAVGIAGAVQTELREYQVEPGDVYLFCSDGLSDMLQDETMSQLIKLFIDNLPHACDILLEQANAEGGRDNISAILVKVTRDYSVEVGIWNKFTGWFGSSS from the coding sequence ATGCGAAGTCTGTCGGCCGCACTTGAGATGGTGGGGCGCACCGATACCGGAATGGTGCGTGACCACAATGAAGATTCGATTTATTTTGAGCCAGATTTAGGCTTGGTCATTTTGGCTGACGGCATGGGTGGCTATAACGCTGGTGAAGTTGCCAGTGGGATTGCGACACAAGTCACGGCCGAGGTGATGCGAGCGCAAATGATGGCAACACCGCCGCATATTAAAACCGCAGGCAGCATGTGGCCCATTGCTCATGAAATGCTGTTGCTATCGATCGATCGTGCCAACGCGATGATTTACCAGACGGCTCTGGAGCACCCCCAGTGTTCAGGAATGGGCACTACATTGATCGCTGGCTTGTTTTATAACAACCATTTGGCGATTGCCCATGTGGGGGACTCGCGAGCGTACCGTCTGCGTGGCGATGATTTTGAGCAATTGAGTAAAGATCATTCATTCTTGCAAGAGCAGATTGATGCGGGCTTACTCAGCGAAGAAGAAGCAAGGAATGCGCCGTATAAAAATTTGGTGACCAGAGCGGTTGGCATCGCTGGGGCGGTACAAACAGAATTAAGGGAATATCAAGTTGAGCCAGGTGATGTGTATCTCTTCTGCTCGGATGGCTTAAGCGATATGCTGCAGGACGAAACAATGTCCCAATTAATTAAGTTATTCATCGATAATTTGCCACATGCTTGTGATATTTTGCTTGAGCAAGCCAATGCCGAGGGTGGTCGGGACAATATTTCTGCGATTTTAGTCAAAGTGACCCGTGATTATTCGGTTGAAGTAGGGATATGGAATAAATTTACCGGCTGGTTCGGTAGCAGTTCGTAA
- a CDS encoding FHA domain-containing protein, which yields MAKLFLSLDGNPVKEFRLTRARTSIGRRPNNDIQIDNLAVSGQHAVVEVVGQIYFVEDLGSTNGTLLNGEKITRHPLKSGDELTIGKYSITFWREPAVAAKQEEFEKTMVMQAPAVPVASMATKPVKSAKPMPENAPVAVIRVLTGNNAGREMVLNKNVTSLGKAGLQVVAFTKRGNDFYITHVEGEQRPLVNSREISEKPQLLMEEDLIEVMGIRMAFFFR from the coding sequence ATGGCAAAATTATTTCTTAGTTTAGATGGCAATCCCGTTAAAGAGTTTCGCTTAACGCGCGCGCGCACCAGTATTGGGCGACGCCCCAATAATGATATCCAGATTGATAATCTGGCCGTTTCAGGGCAACATGCCGTCGTTGAAGTGGTAGGGCAAATCTATTTTGTTGAAGACTTGGGGAGCACCAATGGCACTTTGCTCAATGGCGAAAAAATCACCCGCCATCCACTTAAAAGTGGCGATGAACTGACGATTGGGAAATACTCAATTACCTTTTGGCGTGAGCCCGCAGTTGCAGCCAAACAAGAAGAGTTTGAGAAAACTATGGTCATGCAGGCCCCAGCTGTGCCTGTCGCTTCCATGGCCACCAAGCCAGTAAAGTCAGCTAAACCGATGCCCGAAAATGCCCCTGTGGCAGTCATTCGGGTACTTACCGGCAATAATGCGGGCCGCGAAATGGTGCTCAATAAAAATGTCACCTCGCTGGGCAAAGCGGGCTTGCAGGTGGTGGCATTTACCAAGCGCGGCAATGATTTTTATATTACTCACGTAGAAGGTGAGCAGCGCCCCTTGGTGAATTCGCGTGAAATTAGTGAAAAACCACAGCTTTTGATGGAAGAAGATCTCATCGAGGTGATGGGAATTAGGATGGCCTTTTTCTTTAGGTAA
- a CDS encoding AMP-binding protein, with product MEMDFSCQPKQTYEAPLMTYLWQRSREESDNSSYYFLDGEGDVQHRLSYLELHHQACAIAHALRQKLSPGERCLLLFPQGIDFVIAFWGCLYARVVPLPVFPPTKSQQSSRLLAIIDDSQAQLALTNAAFKDKCLKWLGDASESKVELCVLDDLQKNQQGEDGWAFINEWSEDDLAFIQYSSGSTGAPKGVPIFHRELLENLEQIRQCFHLTKETIGANWLPLYHNMGLVGHLLCPIYVGCQQYFFGAQDFLRKPKLWLEVIGRNQVTTSGAPNFAYQYCIDRINDHDLNGLDLSCWVQAYCGAEPVQANTLQDFHRRFATVGFRQEALLPCYGLAETTLSVTGFKPKGLIANTLEVDKSELEQGL from the coding sequence ATGGAGATGGATTTCTCCTGTCAGCCAAAACAAACATACGAAGCTCCTTTAATGACCTATCTGTGGCAGCGGAGCCGCGAAGAATCTGATAATTCTTCGTACTATTTTCTTGATGGGGAAGGTGATGTTCAGCATCGACTTTCATATTTGGAGTTACATCACCAAGCATGTGCAATTGCTCATGCGTTACGCCAGAAGTTAAGTCCTGGTGAGCGGTGTCTTCTTCTATTTCCTCAAGGGATAGATTTTGTTATTGCTTTTTGGGGTTGTCTTTATGCTCGTGTAGTTCCCTTGCCAGTTTTTCCTCCTACAAAATCACAACAAAGCAGTAGGCTACTTGCGATTATTGATGATTCTCAGGCTCAACTAGCGCTGACAAATGCCGCTTTTAAGGATAAGTGTCTGAAATGGCTTGGTGACGCCTCTGAAAGCAAGGTTGAGCTCTGTGTGCTCGATGATTTACAAAAAAACCAGCAAGGCGAGGATGGCTGGGCATTCATAAATGAATGGAGCGAAGACGATCTGGCATTTATTCAGTACAGCTCGGGTTCAACAGGGGCCCCAAAGGGTGTTCCTATTTTTCATCGTGAATTGCTGGAAAACCTTGAACAAATTCGCCAATGTTTTCATTTAACTAAGGAAACAATAGGAGCAAACTGGTTACCTCTTTATCACAACATGGGATTAGTAGGACATTTGCTCTGTCCAATTTATGTCGGATGTCAGCAGTACTTTTTTGGCGCACAAGACTTCTTACGCAAGCCGAAGTTATGGCTTGAAGTTATAGGCCGCAACCAAGTAACTACAAGTGGTGCCCCTAATTTTGCATACCAGTACTGCATTGATCGCATAAATGATCATGACTTGAACGGGTTGGATTTAAGCTGCTGGGTTCAGGCATATTGCGGTGCTGAGCCTGTTCAAGCGAATACACTGCAAGACTTCCATCGCCGATTTGCTACTGTCGGCTTTCGGCAGGAGGCCTTGTTACCCTGCTATGGTCTGGCTGAAACCACGCTTAGTGTTACTGGCTTTAAACCTAAAGGGCTGATCGCAAATACGCTAGAGGTAGATAAGTCCGAACTTGAGCAGGGGCTGTAA
- a CDS encoding CHASE2 domain-containing serine/threonine-protein kinase — MTRHWWRSDWALGLGLVLLFVLLWQTTPLIRDLESKAYDLSMATIERAPSSRIAVIGIDQPSLDNLGRWPWSRDVHAKMINLLQQGGAAQIISTVLFTEPQQDRGLAWLEKLQDEVTANPEAYPPEFSANLEGAIASLNVDRQLAGSIARAGNVMLPMMYSFGAQAGNPDRELPDFVLKTEIDATGDAAQGKPRSVIAPVVPVAEIGAAAKKVAPLVFDQDKDGVLRAVPLAVLYYDAIFPSFFTQAAAQALNVPQTQLKVDFGRSVHIGQLQLATSAEGQVFPHFYAEQHGQPVFGIDSFYDVLAGKIPAQKYRDKIVLIGVTAPGLGDSLSTPVEASISPVVMTAQTVSALLEGQVYRLPAWALPFSLVLMTVVAVYLSLLLPRLKAGYAAVSTAGLGLAMLVGQYLLMRYAQLWLPLLAPVCLLLIGHLALTTKRFLLTEAKEEKSSAESAESNRMLGLALQNQGQLDMAFDKLRRVPLDDGMMEVMYNLALDFERKRQFNKAESVYRLMYTHQANYRDLAEKMKAAKQLSETVLLGAGQHGGTQIMLDGEVAKPMLGRYELEKELGKGAMGVVYLGKDPKISRTVAIKTMSLAQEFEADLIDEARERFFREAETAGRLNHPNIVTIFDAGEAHDLAYIAMEFLPGEDLTPYTRAGHLLPVLEAVRIVRQVAQALDYAHAAGVVHRDIKPANVMYDLKNKSVKVTDFGIARITDASKTKTGMVLGTPSFMSPEQLAGKHIDGRSDLFSLGVMLYQMLTGYLPFVGDSMAELMYRITHQPPQIHEITIQNYRQ, encoded by the coding sequence ATGACAAGACACTGGTGGCGCAGCGATTGGGCGTTAGGCTTAGGCTTAGTGCTGCTGTTTGTTTTGTTATGGCAAACAACCCCGCTGATTCGGGATTTGGAAAGCAAGGCCTACGACCTAAGTATGGCCACAATCGAGCGGGCTCCTTCGTCGCGTATTGCGGTGATTGGGATCGATCAGCCTAGCTTGGACAATCTGGGACGCTGGCCTTGGTCACGTGATGTGCATGCCAAAATGATCAACCTGCTACAGCAGGGCGGCGCAGCGCAGATTATCTCTACCGTTTTGTTTACCGAGCCACAACAAGATCGTGGCTTGGCTTGGCTGGAAAAATTGCAGGATGAAGTTACCGCCAACCCGGAGGCTTATCCGCCTGAGTTTTCGGCCAACTTAGAGGGTGCTATTGCCAGCCTGAATGTCGATCGGCAACTGGCTGGCAGCATTGCTCGGGCGGGGAATGTCATGCTGCCGATGATGTACTCGTTCGGCGCGCAAGCTGGCAATCCAGACCGCGAATTGCCCGATTTTGTCCTGAAAACCGAAATTGATGCCACGGGCGATGCCGCGCAAGGCAAGCCACGCTCGGTGATTGCACCCGTGGTGCCGGTGGCGGAAATTGGTGCAGCCGCCAAGAAAGTTGCCCCGCTAGTGTTTGATCAGGATAAGGATGGCGTGCTGCGGGCCGTGCCGTTAGCGGTGCTGTATTACGATGCCATTTTCCCCAGCTTTTTTACGCAAGCTGCGGCACAAGCGCTGAATGTGCCGCAGACGCAGCTTAAAGTTGATTTTGGCCGCAGCGTGCACATTGGGCAGTTGCAGCTCGCTACTTCGGCTGAAGGGCAAGTATTTCCTCATTTTTATGCTGAGCAACACGGGCAGCCAGTATTTGGCATTGATTCATTCTATGACGTTCTGGCTGGCAAAATTCCTGCGCAAAAATATCGCGATAAGATTGTCTTGATTGGCGTGACGGCCCCCGGTTTGGGAGATAGCTTGAGTACGCCCGTCGAAGCGAGTATTAGCCCGGTAGTCATGACCGCACAAACTGTTTCGGCTTTGCTGGAGGGGCAAGTATACCGGCTACCCGCTTGGGCTTTGCCGTTCTCGCTGGTGCTGATGACTGTGGTGGCGGTGTATCTGAGCTTGCTTTTGCCGCGACTCAAAGCGGGTTACGCGGCGGTATCTACTGCAGGGCTAGGGCTAGCAATGCTTGTAGGGCAATACCTGCTGATGCGATACGCCCAGCTGTGGTTACCCCTACTTGCACCTGTATGTTTATTATTGATCGGACATTTGGCACTAACGACTAAACGCTTTTTGCTGACCGAAGCGAAAGAAGAAAAATCCAGTGCTGAGTCCGCAGAATCCAATCGTATGTTGGGTCTGGCGTTGCAAAACCAAGGTCAGCTGGATATGGCGTTTGATAAGCTGCGACGCGTTCCGCTGGACGATGGCATGATGGAAGTGATGTACAACCTTGCGCTGGATTTCGAGCGCAAACGCCAATTTAACAAAGCCGAATCGGTTTATCGTTTGATGTATACACATCAAGCCAACTATCGTGATTTGGCCGAAAAAATGAAAGCGGCTAAGCAGTTGTCGGAAACGGTGTTATTGGGGGCTGGGCAGCATGGCGGCACCCAAATTATGCTCGATGGTGAAGTCGCCAAACCCATGCTGGGCCGCTATGAATTAGAAAAAGAGCTCGGTAAAGGTGCCATGGGCGTGGTTTATTTGGGCAAAGATCCCAAAATCTCACGCACTGTCGCGATTAAAACCATGTCATTAGCTCAGGAGTTTGAGGCTGATTTAATCGATGAGGCACGCGAGCGGTTTTTTCGCGAAGCCGAAACGGCTGGCCGGCTTAATCACCCCAATATTGTGACGATTTTTGATGCAGGCGAAGCGCATGATTTGGCCTATATCGCTATGGAGTTTTTACCGGGTGAAGACCTAACACCCTATACACGTGCTGGGCACTTATTGCCCGTATTGGAGGCTGTGCGCATTGTGCGGCAAGTTGCGCAGGCCTTAGATTATGCCCATGCTGCTGGTGTGGTACATCGCGATATTAAGCCAGCCAATGTGATGTACGATCTCAAAAACAAAAGTGTCAAAGTTACCGATTTTGGCATCGCGCGGATTACCGATGCATCTAAAACCAAAACGGGGATGGTATTGGGAACGCCATCGTTCATGTCGCCCGAGCAATTGGCGGGTAAACATATTGATGGGCGTTCTGATTTATTCTCTTTGGGCGTGATGCTATATCAAATGCTAACGGGATATTTGCCGTTTGTGGGCGACTCAATGGCCGAATTAATGTATCGAATAACCCACCAACCCCCACAGATCCACGAAATTACAATCCAAAATTACCGCCAGTAG
- a CDS encoding 3',5'-cyclic-nucleotide phosphodiesterase, which yields MSCQLRVLGCSGGIGGDNRTTAFLLNQNILIDAGTGVGDLQLSELLAIEHVFLTHAHLDHIACLPLLLDSVVGARTSPIYVYATAKTIELLRKHIFNWLIWPDFSTIPSAQQPSMVFVEQELGQPITLGEVTITPLPAVHTVPAVAFSFTSSQGSVVFSGDTIAGPDFWQAVNQLDALKALIIETAFADKEHQLADAAKHLCPSTLAEQLSHWRGNAEILITHLKPADSELTIQEVLALDHLHPIRRLLQGEIIEF from the coding sequence ATGAGCTGTCAATTACGAGTACTCGGATGTAGTGGTGGGATCGGTGGCGATAATCGCACCACTGCGTTTTTGCTCAACCAAAATATCCTGATTGATGCCGGCACCGGAGTCGGTGATTTGCAATTATCCGAGTTGCTGGCGATTGAGCATGTGTTTTTAACGCATGCCCATTTGGATCATATTGCGTGTTTACCATTGCTACTCGATTCGGTGGTTGGTGCGCGTACCAGCCCAATTTATGTCTATGCAACTGCAAAAACCATTGAGCTATTGCGTAAGCATATTTTTAATTGGCTGATTTGGCCTGATTTTTCCACCATACCGAGTGCTCAGCAGCCAAGCATGGTGTTTGTCGAGCAGGAACTTGGTCAGCCTATCACTCTGGGTGAAGTCACTATCACGCCGTTGCCGGCGGTTCACACAGTACCAGCGGTAGCTTTTTCGTTTACTTCCTCGCAAGGCTCGGTCGTGTTTAGTGGTGATACCATCGCTGGACCCGATTTTTGGCAGGCTGTGAATCAGCTTGATGCGCTGAAAGCGCTAATTATCGAGACCGCCTTTGCTGATAAAGAGCATCAGTTGGCCGATGCGGCCAAGCACCTGTGCCCTAGTACATTGGCCGAGCAGTTAAGCCATTGGCGCGGCAATGCCGAGATCCTCATCACGCATCTTAAACCCGCCGATAGTGAGCTAACGATTCAAGAAGTCCTCGCGCTTGATCACCTTCACCCGATTCGCCGCTTGTTGCAAGGCGAAATCATCGAGTTTTAA
- a CDS encoding SIMPL domain-containing protein (The SIMPL domain is named for its presence in mouse protein SIMPL (signalling molecule that associates with mouse pelle-like kinase). Bacterial member BP26, from Brucella, was shown to assemble into a channel-like structure, while YggE from E. coli has been associated with resistance to oxidative stress.) has translation MKKKALIAALLAAPCLAWADSAVQYNVVSLDASASRQIDNDTAQATLFVELTDTDSSKLADKINQTIAAAQKTLKQFPSVQSAGTAYSSYPVYNNKNNQLQSWRSRGELRLTSKDFSALSQLIAQLQKPQPSGVALQLADIRYEVSEQSRKVAEDALIEEAIKAFRQRANVIQRTMGGQAWKTMQMNIQTQANYPQPRPVMYKSAVMAAEAAPAPAPVDAGESRLVVNVNGSIQVGE, from the coding sequence ATGAAGAAAAAAGCATTGATCGCCGCTTTACTAGCTGCTCCGTGTTTGGCTTGGGCCGATAGTGCAGTCCAATATAATGTGGTGAGCTTGGATGCGAGTGCTAGCCGTCAAATTGATAATGACACAGCGCAGGCGACTTTATTTGTCGAGCTTACCGACACCGATTCGAGCAAATTGGCCGATAAAATTAATCAAACCATCGCTGCTGCGCAGAAAACCCTAAAGCAATTTCCTAGTGTGCAATCCGCTGGCACAGCTTATAGCAGCTACCCGGTGTACAACAATAAAAACAACCAATTGCAATCTTGGCGCAGCCGCGGAGAGCTAAGATTAACATCCAAAGATTTCTCGGCTTTGTCGCAACTGATTGCGCAATTACAAAAGCCGCAGCCTAGTGGCGTGGCTTTGCAGTTGGCTGATATCCGATATGAAGTATCAGAGCAAAGTCGCAAAGTAGCGGAAGATGCTTTGATTGAAGAGGCGATAAAGGCATTCCGGCAACGTGCAAATGTTATCCAGCGCACTATGGGTGGGCAGGCTTGGAAAACCATGCAAATGAATATTCAAACCCAAGCCAATTATCCCCAACCACGACCAGTGATGTACAAGAGTGCGGTGATGGCCGCTGAAGCGGCGCCAGCCCCGGCACCCGTAGATGCGGGTGAAAGCCGTTTGGTGGTCAATGTAAATGGCAGTATTCAGGTCGGCGAGTAA